DNA from Rhinatrema bivittatum chromosome 16, aRhiBiv1.1, whole genome shotgun sequence:
TTACCCCACTTCATCCCTCACTTGGAATGGGTCTGCTTTTCGGGCAGATTTACTCCAGGCCAATCTTTCAGGTAGCCCTCCCTACTCTGTGTATACAGAATAACTGAGCATATTGAATGAACCAGATCACCTTTTATTGCCGTCATCTACTACCGGTATGTTGTTGTAAATCTATTTGGTgtcatttttatttctgtttgtttgtaACTCGTTTATGACATTAGACAGTAagtcataaatattttaaatacataaataataataaatatttattttaaaacatctgcAGCCCATTGATCTGACTGGCTTGTTCGTGGTGACATAGTATTTTGTAAATATAAATTATTCAAATATGCTATGTTAGATAAATTTGATAAAGATAATATTATACAACAGTTACAGCTGTAAGGCAGTGCAAGTTCCCCTTACACATTCCACATGAGTATTCTACTACTCCAGAGGGGGACTTCTCTAGGTAAACATGCAACCTACTGAATGTGCATGCATTCTGAATTTCACTCATCTTTTTCTATAGAGTACTATGGAGTGTTATTTCAGTGGGGGATTCAGAGAATATTAATGCATAGCAGAGGTCTAAAGAAAAGCAGCTAAAATTTACGGAGGAGATGCTTTGTTCTGGTCTGGACATGTAAGACCGCAAAATCTCTGTCCTCAAAATTGTGATCATTATGAGGAATGTAATAATATGCACAGAGAATGGACTGCACAGACTGGTTCGAATACCCTTTCTAACAAAAGAAGAATAGAGATTGCAGTCAGCTGTATTAATATTACAGTCCATTTCTGCGGTTTCTCCTATAATTTCAAAGTGGTAGAACCTTAAGACTTAATTTCCACCtgggaatcaaaagttcctaaAATAAGAAGTTGGATTAGTcactttaagcttttttttttttaatgtattttaatctTTAAAAGTGATTTTATAAACTAATATACTTCACAAGAAAGGAAATCAGTGAGAATAAAGCTCATTTCAAAATACCCTCCTGAAAACTATTAGTGGCCATAGGCGCTCGCTTTGTGGGAGTTGTGGGTGTTTGCGCGCCCAAATATTCAATGAACGTCTTCATTATGTCCAGGGAGAGTTAATTTGTGTTTAGTTTCCATCCCAATTATTTTGAAAGGTTGGCTCCTGTATCGGTGGTTATTCAGAGGAAGCAAAACCAATAAAGAACTTAAGACAGCTATGGTTCCTAAGTTTTATAAAACCTCTTTAAAGATTCATTGACAGAGGTTAAAAATCCCTAACACATTTAAATCTGCAGGGACCCTTTATGGCCAACACCAACATTTGAAGTCCCCGTACCTTTCTGCAGAACTACCCCATGGATAATATTTTCAAACAGAGGCACTGGAATAGTTTTTATAGAGGGTTTGACCCACGTCTTTAACCATGCAAGCCAATGTCCTTATTCTTCTAGCGACGGTGAGCTATAGTAGTCCTAGGACTCCACCTCAGCTGATACCAAGACATATGATGCCTGCCTATAGCGGGTTTGCCGCTTTAGTTTCCGAGCGTTAAATTGCGCCCTTCTAGTTATCAAAGCAACAAAAGCTCATCTCTGAAAAAGTAAGATGTGCTTCTTATGGTTATCTGCTCTCCTCATAATGCTCTTTTCGCTCATACAGCGCCAGGAAGAATGCCTTATTGCTTAGGAGAAGGGGGAGAGTGTCTTACTGTTTTAAGATTAAAACTGCGATTTGTTCTAAATATGTCATATCTTGGCTGCCTGGTACAGATGCATAAATCTGAGAGAGGTGATGCTTACAACCCTACAAAACGTTTTCTTTTAATTCTGACCTCGTGGTATCTCTGTCAAATTAACAGTTTATCATCTTTTGAACGTTTcctttaagattaaaaaaaataatcattcaCAATTTAGAAGGAAGCACAAGCACAGGAAGAAACAAATTCACATATACAGAGAGAAAAACAAGTTGTTTATTCATTGTGGTAAAATTAGTTAGCAATCATTTCCAAGCATAAGatatagttttaaaataaaaaattaagttTGTGCTATTACTTATTCTAAAATAATAATCATATTCTTTACAGATCGCTGAGCAAAACTGTATAACACTAAAacagggttgttgttttttttaatttataggtagGACAAACCCACAAACCCTTCTCTGCTGATGATATCAAAAAATCAAATTAAGTATTCCACACAAGCAACATATAGCGAACTCAACTTTAAAAGGAGATGCACAGAAGGGAATAAGGCTGAATGCTGAAGGCAGAGAAAGAGATTGAGAAGGGGTAGCACTGGGCAGTAGGATTCACATAAGGGTGGGGACAAAGAAATCATGGCCAGTCATAGTAATTGTCAATTTATCACACCTTGAGAATGTATTTAAAGATATATTTAGATGGATGACTATACCATATTTACACTGTATGACGTCACATAGTCGGAGCTTTCTTAAAAACAGGAAAATAACAGAGTTAACATAGAATAACAAACGCTTATTTCCTCCATAGATATTTAATGTCTCTTAGAGAAAAGAATCTGCTCCTGAATCTCAAAAACTTAAGGACTCacaaaagaaaagtttaaaaaaagtcaTTAATAAGCATACATGTATCTAAATCAGAATTCGTGGATTCTGTGACACATGTGGCAAGAGATATATTTCCCAGTTTGGGTCAGTAATCAGCCAATCCACTCATGTCTACTGTATCTTTCAATGGAAATCCTACCAAAAAAGTAATCGAGAGAAAAAATTATCAGGACCCTACACAGTTGATTCAAGAAGGAATATTAATCAGTCAAGGGTGATTTTACTTGCAAGATAAATTAGTTTATGTGTATCATTGGGAAAGGGAATTCCCTGCCTTTCAGTTTCCTCATGGCTTTCTTCACCTCCTCGTTTCTCAGAGTGTATATGATGGGATTTAACAAAGGAGTGAGAAATGTGTAAAACACAGAGACCGTTTTATCCGCGGAAAATGTTACGGAGGGCCTCATGTAAATGAAGACACAGGGGCCAAAAAATAACGTGACTACCATTAGGTGGGAGGCACAGGTAGAGAAAGCTTTGCGCCTTCCCTCAGCTGAGCGAATCTTTAAGATAGTGGAGATGATATATATGTAAGATATGACTAATACCAAGAAGCAAATTAGGGATATCGATCCGCTGTTAGCCATCACTATGGCTTCATTGAAATCGATACTGGAGCAAGCCAATAGAGATAATGGGTGGACGTCGCAAAAGAAATGATTTATCACATTGGGACCACAGAAGGATAACTGGATTGTAAGCAATACCTGCGTGAGGGAATGAAGGAAACCACCTACCCATGTACAGACTACCAAATGGAAACATATTCTTCTGCTCATTATGGTGGTATAACGCAGAGGATTGCAGATGGCAACGTAGCGGTCATAAGCCATTAAGGTCAGGTGAAAGCATTCTGCTCCCCCAATgaagtggaaaaaaaacaactgagcAATGCAATCGCTGAAAGAGATGGTTTTGCTCTGCGAGAGGAAGTTAACAAGGGATTTGGGGACAGTGACTGTTGAATGACATAAGTCTAAGAAGGACAGGttgctgaggaagaagtacattgGAGAGTGCAGATTTGAGTGCACATATATGGTTACCATGATGAGAACATTCCCAGCTATGGTGAACAGGTAGACAATTAGAAACACCACAAAGAATACTATCTGTAACTCTGGAGTGTTGGAAAGTCCTAGAAGGATGAATTGTGCGACTCCACTTTCATTCCTGACTGCCATCATCAAATTATACCTAGAGAAACACAAGAGGCAAGGAATAAATGAACTGAGGTAgatgaaaagagaacaaaaataacatttaatattCTGAGGTAGCCATTTAAGGTGCCAGTCAGTCTTGGTCTGTCttgctcagtttttgtctgtgtgaGCAAGACTCATTCATTAGCTCATCTGAACCTGCTGAATGGATTTTGCTGCCCATATTCTTACAGACAACTCACAGACCTACCTCAATGACCTCATCATCCACCACTTGAATTACTGTGTCATTAGATACtttctttaatttaaaattttcctTTAAATTATAATTTCATTGGCTGATAAATGATATCTATCCAGTCTTTTATATAATCGATCCCCTTACCCCTTACCCCAATCCCtcaacccccccaccaccaccccaggGCAAGCTGTACAAAGTGATCCTGAGATTTGTGAATAGTCCCATCTGTAGTCCATTTCAAAAATCCTTTCTGACTCCCTATATTCAGATCTGCACGTTTCCCACATGAAGTATATTCACATTTTGCTACCTATCGATCAATTTGTTCCTTATTAGATACAAAGTCTTCAGTTTCCTATTGGAAGCTAATTAGTATTTAGTTGTATGGCCGTAACCATccgtaaaatctttttaaaatctcaCCTCACATGCAATGAAGAATTCTTTCTTCTCAAGATGTTGATATGCTTCACCTCAGCCTGCGTCTAAAAGTAAAGAATCAAGTTAGTGATTTAATAATCAGAGAGTGAAAGTGTTAAATCCAGCTGACAAGCTCTGGAACACGCACTAAGGACCATGTGCACAAGGTATCGCCATAAAATGAAGGGAGAAACACTTTGTCACAAACCCTTTTCTcgatttcttttcttcttcaggtcTCTATTTTACACACACTTGTTTCACTCTTCACCTTAAGGGAACTAAATCCACATTCTTAACTACAGCTATCACAGTTTTCTGCGCCATTCATTCTGACTACTCGTGCAAATACAGTACACATCTGGCATCTAACTCTTCTCCTATGAAGTTGGTGCTCTACCACTCTACTCCAGGTTTGGTCAACTATGATTTCTCTTTTGCATATATATTAAAGACAGAGACAATAAGAGACAGAAAATGAGGTGGGATAAAGAGACAGGAAATGAAAAAGACAGaagataaatgtgcatttatAATTGGAAGGATAGTCAGTCATTCTGCAActgattatatatttttaactGTTTCCAGGATTGCCTGTAAGTGAAGTATGACACGGATACTAATGCTAATTGAAGAGAAATTACCACATAAATAAACCCACAATCCCCGGCCTGCGAAGCTTTCATATCATCCCTTGAAGCTATGGGTTTCCATCAAATTgtgaactctcccacacacaaagctggccacacacttgaTCTGATTTTTATTAACTCCCCCATCAACATCAGCAATCCACCCTCTTGCACagcagttccctggtcagatcattactTGATCCAGACTAAACTTATTCTTCCTCAAAGTTCTACCACCGTACCACGACAGCCATTATCTTTTAAATTTCGTAAAGCCTGCTCCACTGATACCatctcacaagcatgcgc
Protein-coding regions in this window:
- the LOC115078532 gene encoding olfactory receptor 1509-like encodes the protein MAVRNESGVAQFILLGLSNTPELQIVFFVVFLIVYLFTIAGNVLIMVTIYVHSNLHSPMYFFLSNLSFLDLCHSTVTVPKSLVNFLSQSKTISFSDCIAQLFFFHFIGGAECFHLTLMAYDRYVAICNPLRYTTIMSRRICFHLVVCTWVGGFLHSLTQVLLTIQLSFCGPNVINHFFCDVHPLSLLACSSIDFNEAIVMANSGSISLICFLVLVISYIYIISTILKIRSAEGRRKAFSTCASHLMVVTLFFGPCVFIYMRPSVTFSADKTVSVFYTFLTPLLNPIIYTLRNEEVKKAMRKLWRQRLEGENRSLISRYFTIFSPDWPGYGEIGFTTIRKKDSLFEVW